A single Microbacterium protaetiae DNA region contains:
- a CDS encoding MarR family winged helix-turn-helix transcriptional regulator, translating to MLMNKDATAAQRGYSVLVDDPGFLLARVNARQLSVVGEALRPLGLRPRSYTILRLAATNDPPMQRDLAHVLELDPSQVVTLVDDLQRAGLVERHQSEIDRRSNVIVATDLGKARLVEAASVVTEAHSTVFAVLDTAEKDALHDALRRITLAEWEEEE from the coding sequence ATGTTGATGAACAAGGATGCGACAGCTGCGCAGCGCGGCTATTCAGTGCTCGTGGACGACCCGGGGTTCCTTCTCGCGCGCGTCAACGCCCGTCAACTCAGCGTCGTGGGTGAGGCGTTGCGTCCGCTCGGACTGAGGCCCCGCTCGTACACGATCCTGCGACTGGCGGCAACCAACGACCCGCCGATGCAGCGCGATCTCGCGCACGTGCTCGAGCTCGACCCCTCGCAGGTCGTGACCCTCGTAGACGATCTTCAGCGCGCCGGACTCGTGGAACGCCACCAGTCCGAGATCGACAGACGCTCGAACGTCATCGTCGCCACCGATCTCGGAAAGGCACGACTGGTTGAGGCGGCATCCGTCGTCACCGAGGCGCACAGCACGGTATTCGCGGTGCTCGACACCGCCGAGAAGGACGCACTGCACGACGCACTGCGGCGCATCACACTGGCCGAATGGGAGGAAGAAGAATGA
- a CDS encoding FAD-dependent monooxygenase, with translation MKIAIIGAGIGGLTAAAALRRHGIDVEVYEQARALGEVGAGISLASNGWRLLERLGILDQVEKIGSPLDKGYFQLRSDGSFISTLRAPGAPRHKRVFGVHRADLIEVLASVLPDDVIRTGHRLQSLTQNGHGVRLVFEGGAVTEADAVIGADGIHSIVRREIVDEVEPRPSGTAAYRALVPVESADDWEWGTSKIWIGPGRHFLVYPVRADRLINVVAVVPAQGGERDSWSAPGDPAQLAAEFAGWEPAVERLISRVTDTFQWGLFDRAPLQTWTNGRLALLGDAAHAMLPHLGQGGNQTIEDAFSLAAALGNAGHDDVPAALATYEGLRLDRANAVQLVSREAGQLYDSEQEESYDERDERIRRMAPFYAWLGAHDADSLVPPPLAPAR, from the coding sequence ATGAAGATCGCGATCATCGGCGCCGGCATCGGCGGACTGACCGCCGCCGCGGCGCTGCGCCGGCATGGCATAGACGTAGAGGTCTACGAACAGGCCCGGGCGCTCGGCGAGGTAGGGGCGGGAATCTCGCTCGCGAGCAACGGGTGGCGTCTGCTCGAGCGCCTCGGCATCCTCGACCAGGTCGAGAAGATCGGGTCTCCGCTAGACAAGGGCTACTTCCAGCTGCGCTCGGACGGCTCGTTCATATCCACCCTGCGAGCCCCGGGGGCGCCCCGGCACAAGCGCGTCTTCGGCGTGCATCGCGCGGATCTCATCGAGGTGCTCGCATCCGTCCTGCCCGACGACGTCATCCGCACCGGCCACCGGCTGCAGTCGCTCACGCAGAACGGCCATGGCGTGCGCCTGGTGTTCGAGGGTGGCGCCGTCACCGAGGCCGACGCCGTGATCGGCGCCGACGGCATCCACTCGATCGTGCGACGAGAGATCGTCGACGAGGTCGAGCCGCGCCCGTCGGGCACCGCCGCATATCGCGCGCTGGTTCCCGTCGAGTCGGCGGATGACTGGGAGTGGGGAACCTCGAAGATCTGGATCGGACCGGGCCGGCACTTCCTCGTGTACCCGGTACGGGCCGATCGCCTCATCAACGTCGTCGCGGTGGTGCCGGCGCAGGGCGGCGAGCGTGACTCGTGGAGCGCACCGGGCGACCCGGCGCAGCTCGCAGCGGAGTTCGCCGGATGGGAGCCGGCCGTCGAGCGGCTGATCAGCCGCGTGACCGACACGTTCCAGTGGGGCCTGTTCGACCGCGCGCCGCTGCAGACCTGGACGAACGGACGGTTGGCGCTGCTCGGCGACGCCGCGCACGCCATGCTCCCCCACCTCGGACAGGGCGGCAACCAGACGATCGAGGACGCCTTCTCGCTCGCTGCAGCCCTCGGCAACGCGGGGCACGACGATGTTCCCGCGGCCCTGGCCACCTATGAGGGTCTGCGGCTGGATCGGGCCAACGCCGTGCAGCTCGTCTCGCGTGAAGCGGGTCAGCTGTACGACTCCGAGCAGGAGGAGTCGTACGACGAGCGCGACGAGCGAATCCGGCGGATGGCGCCCTTCTACGCCTGGCTCGGCGCGCACGACGCCGACTCGCTCGTGCCGCCGCCACTCGCGCCCGCACGGTAA
- a CDS encoding acyl-CoA dehydrogenase family protein has translation MSMTTTEERQAILEAVREFAAHELAPHAQEWDQNKHFPRDVIQRAGELGLGGIYVRDDVGGAGLGRSEAVAIFEELAQGDPVIAAYISIHNMVGWMIDAFGTDEQRRAWLPRLTAMDALGGYCLTEPGAGSDAAALTTSAIRQGDDYVITGVKQFISGGGEADVYVVMTRTGEPGARGITAFIVPDGTPGLSFGANEKKMGWNAQPTRQVIFDEVRVPASAVLGEVGKGFKIAMQALNGGRLNIAACSIGGAQWAMNKAIRYVHERFTFGEPLAERQSVMFTLADMATKLKASRALVRDAAAAVDAHESDVALQCAMAKRFATDAGFEVANQALQLHGGYGYLQDYGIEKVVRDLRVHQILEGTNEIMRVIIGREVLNA, from the coding sequence AGGCCGTGCGCGAATTCGCCGCGCACGAGCTGGCGCCGCACGCCCAGGAGTGGGACCAGAACAAGCACTTTCCGCGCGACGTGATCCAGCGCGCCGGCGAGCTCGGACTCGGCGGCATCTACGTTCGCGACGATGTCGGGGGTGCGGGTCTGGGGCGCAGTGAGGCCGTCGCCATCTTCGAAGAGCTCGCCCAGGGTGACCCCGTGATCGCGGCCTACATCAGCATCCACAACATGGTCGGCTGGATGATCGACGCCTTCGGCACCGACGAACAGCGCCGCGCCTGGCTGCCGCGCCTGACGGCGATGGACGCCCTGGGCGGCTACTGCCTCACCGAGCCAGGAGCCGGCTCGGATGCCGCGGCTCTGACGACCTCGGCGATTCGGCAGGGCGACGACTATGTCATCACCGGTGTGAAGCAGTTCATCTCGGGCGGCGGCGAAGCCGACGTGTACGTCGTCATGACCCGCACCGGCGAACCGGGTGCACGCGGCATCACCGCCTTCATCGTGCCCGACGGCACCCCGGGGCTGAGCTTCGGGGCCAACGAGAAGAAGATGGGTTGGAACGCCCAGCCGACGCGGCAGGTGATCTTCGATGAGGTGCGGGTGCCGGCATCCGCGGTTCTCGGCGAGGTGGGCAAGGGCTTCAAGATCGCGATGCAGGCACTCAACGGTGGCAGGCTCAACATCGCGGCGTGCTCGATCGGCGGCGCGCAGTGGGCGATGAACAAGGCCATCCGCTATGTGCACGAGCGGTTCACGTTCGGAGAGCCGCTGGCCGAACGGCAGTCGGTGATGTTCACCCTGGCCGACATGGCCACGAAGCTGAAGGCCTCGCGGGCGCTGGTGCGGGATGCCGCTGCCGCGGTCGATGCGCATGAGAGCGACGTCGCGCTGCAGTGCGCGATGGCCAAGCGCTTCGCGACCGATGCCGGCTTCGAGGTCGCCAACCAGGCGCTGCAGCTGCACGGCGGGTACGGATACCTGCAGGACTACGGCATCGAGAAGGTCGTGCGCGATCTGCGCGTGCACCAGATCTTGGAGGGGACCAACGAGATCATGCGCGTCATCATCGGCCGCGAGGTGCTGAACGCGTGA